The genomic DNA CCTATTTCCTCCATGTTTACAAACGAGGGTATGCCATTCGAGACGTCGAACCCATACCCATACCTGTCGAGACAGGTAAATTTGAAGGACTGATTGTAAATCTAGTGTCGCAAGGATGTTTGATACAGGGTCGCGCTTTTGATGAAAATGGCGCTATGCCGGTCGCTGATATTCAAATCAAATGCGTTTGCAGAAGTGATAATTTTATAGGGGCCGCCACGACTGATGAGGATGGCTCGTTCAGATTGTCAAATGTTCCCATGAACTCAGAGTGCTATCTGGAAGCCGTTGATAAGGCGGGGAACATGTTGACTAAAACAGATGGCTTTCAGACGGTTCAGAAGAAACAATTGTACAAGGAGATTAAAATCCCCTCCTTCCGGTTCGCTTCCTATGAAGACTCCGCTGAAGTTCTTAACCCTTTTCTCGAAACCAAGCTCGATGACGCTCAAAATGACGCTATTGTCGTTGTTTCGGGTTCTTAAGCTAACTGGGTAAAAACCGAATAACCAGCTTCTTTAGTCTGCAAACTCCCTATCACCACGCTTCGAATACGGCCGTCTCGCGTTTTGAGTATCTCAGTCGCCAACTCAGAGACGATTCTTGAATCTTTCAGCATATCGAGTTTGTTCAGAAAAACTCTTACCAAAGACCCGGAGGGGATGTTCTTCAGGCTACCATCGGTGTGCTCAAACAATGTTCCTATATCTTGAGGACTTATTTTATCCCCAGGCTTCAAGCCCGTGACCCTCAAGAAATTCTCCAGCCGAAATACATTTTTTCCATTCACTTCAGCCAAAACAGCGTCCAGGCCAATGACCGGAACTGCAAGGTCGGTAAAATCAGGGACAACCGGTTCATAAGAAGCAGGGGCCTTTATTGGTCTGCCCGCCGCCCCATCCGCCTCGATTATTATGTGATCAGCCAGCCCCAAAAGGACTCTTATCAGTTCATTGGAAATACCTATTAATTTTCCCGTCATAGGGTCAATTTTCGTCCCTATGACACAACTTCTCGCCTTTTTAATTTCAATCGCCAGACGTTCCAAATCTGGAAAATTGTCTTCAAACAAAAACACTTTGGAAGGCTGTTTTTTGTCCGGCGGATAGATTTTAGTCGACGTAGTGCAAATAACAGTTTTCCCACTGTGGACAAGGTTTTTCGCAAGAGCGTACATGAGTGATGTCTTTCCGCCTGCTCCAACCAGTGACAAACATCGGGTGGAAGAATCTATTTCCAGAGCCGTCAATGGATCTAACAATATTTTCGAAGCAATTCTCATTGTCTGCTCCTAGCCGAACAAGCGTTAAGACTCTTAACAAAATATGATATATCACGAATCCATCAGGTCTTGAGGAGGTAGCTCGTGCTTGAATCTCTCAGGAAAGACTCTCTCCGGATTTTTGAAGAATGTTTGAAAGCCGCTGATCCTGGTTGGGAAACGAGACTACATCAATATGAAGAGATTTAAATTTAGTTCTTAAAGACAGCCTGCTCAATCAGGAATGCCGCTTAAGCCCGAGTTGAGCCTATTATAGAGTTCTACCTGCTCAGCAAATGAAAGTTTTCGACTTTTTGTTCCGCATTTTGCGTTGCGACAAAGTTTACAGCGACTTTCAGAGCATGTTTGACAAACTTTGCAGTCTTTGCACTGATTTTTTTTCAAAGTTCCATTTTGTATTAAACTTGATTGCATGATCCAACCTCCAGTGATAATTTACAACCGCCTTCAAGCAAGTCAATTTGATTGAATCAATAGCCCGATGGAGAGAGGAAAAGGCTGATGGGCGATACGACCATGATCCAAACGAGTATGGACACGCTTTCATTAATAGGCCGGGGGAAGGTCCGTGACATTTATCAAATTGAAGACAAATTGATTGTCGTTTCCACTGACCGTCTTTCCGCATTTGATGTTGTTCTACCCGATCCGATCCCTCACAAAGGACATGTGCTGAATCAACTTAGTGTTTTCTGGATGGAAAAGACTCGTCATATTGCGCCTAACCATCTTATAACGGCCAATGTCAACGAATACCCCCCTGGCCTGGCAAAATATTCAGATCAGCTTAGCGGTAGAAGCATGCTTGTCAGGAAGGCCTCTGTCTTTCCTGTGGAATGCATAGCGCGAGGATACATAATTGGGAGCGGTTGGGCGGAGTACAAATCTACGGGCTCCATCAGCGGAATCCGCCTACCAAAAGGATTGAGAATGGCGGAAAAGCTTCCGGAGCCAATATTCACACCATCCACAAAGGCAAAGATCGGCGAACACGATCAGAACATATCTTTTGAAAAGATAGTGGATCTGCTGGGAAAAGAGACAGCGTCATGGTTACGTGAAAAGACGTTGCAAATATATGCGTTTGGGGCGTCTTGGGCTGAACAACGCGGAATTATAATCGCTGACACTAAATTTGAGTTTGGTGTAATCGATGATAATCTATCATTGGTCGATGAAATTCTTACTCCCGATTCCTCGCGATTTTGGCCTATGGACCACTACCAGGTGGGTGTGTCGCCTCCTTCTTTGGACAAACAGTATGTCAGGGATTATTTGGAAGGCCTGAATTGGAACAAGAAGCCGCCTGCTCCATCACTTCCTCAGGAAGTAATTTTGAACACATCAGAAAAATATTTGAATATTTACAGGATCCTTTCAGGATCCAGCATTTGATGCATGAACGAAACGGCTTGATGTAATTGCATCCCGGTCCGGAGACTTGAGTCCAGGACAATTAACGCTG from Desulfomonilaceae bacterium includes the following:
- a CDS encoding phosphoribosylaminoimidazolesuccinocarboxamide synthase; translation: MGDTTMIQTSMDTLSLIGRGKVRDIYQIEDKLIVVSTDRLSAFDVVLPDPIPHKGHVLNQLSVFWMEKTRHIAPNHLITANVNEYPPGLAKYSDQLSGRSMLVRKASVFPVECIARGYIIGSGWAEYKSTGSISGIRLPKGLRMAEKLPEPIFTPSTKAKIGEHDQNISFEKIVDLLGKETASWLREKTLQIYAFGASWAEQRGIIIADTKFEFGVIDDNLSLVDEILTPDSSRFWPMDHYQVGVSPPSLDKQYVRDYLEGLNWNKKPPAPSLPQEVILNTSEKYLNIYRILSGSSI
- the yqeC gene encoding selenium cofactor biosynthesis protein YqeC, which translates into the protein MRIASKILLDPLTALEIDSSTRCLSLVGAGGKTSLMYALAKNLVHSGKTVICTTSTKIYPPDKKQPSKVFLFEDNFPDLERLAIEIKKARSCVIGTKIDPMTGKLIGISNELIRVLLGLADHIIIEADGAAGRPIKAPASYEPVVPDFTDLAVPVIGLDAVLAEVNGKNVFRLENFLRVTGLKPGDKISPQDIGTLFEHTDGSLKNIPSGSLVRVFLNKLDMLKDSRIVSELATEILKTRDGRIRSVVIGSLQTKEAGYSVFTQLA